In the Silene latifolia isolate original U9 population chromosome 1, ASM4854445v1, whole genome shotgun sequence genome, accgagatggtaatgtcttcatacctgagtggtcctggtaaggcacttggagtatgggggtgttacatgggtgatgatttaattatatttataagcCTAAAAAGGTATTGAATTTTATTTCAACCAAAAATATGTAAGGTAAGTGCTTCAAAAATCTTGTAACTTAATGTTTGCTTGAACTATAAAAAGTAAGTAGATTAGTATTGGCTAGCTTAAATTTTATATAAATatgtattttttttcaaaaagggAAGAATATCGGGTGGCGGATGGATGACGGGTTGGATTTAGCTTCATCCATCATCCATCCGTCATCCATTTATTTCATCCATCacccatccatcatccatttatttcggattttcgtCCGTCCATTTAAATCGGATGGATGGATATCTAGCGGGTGAGATTGACATCCCTAGCGGTGTGGgtaactgttgcgatgggtaacctggcaggtcTGGGTTGCGGTTCAGACATTTGTATTTGGAGGACGAGATTGTTATAGCAGGCTTCACTACAACAAAAAGGTTCCATAGCGACGGCGAAAACCGTCGCAAATATCGATATACCGTCGCAAATATAGAATTTGCGACGGACCTGCGACGTAATTAGACCGTCGCAGATAATCTTCGCAAAATAAAATCTTGTGACGGAAATTCCCTAGCAAATAAAATCCTGCGACGGACAGAGGCGTCGCAGAATTCCGTCACAAAATCTGATTCTGCGACGGAAATGTACATGGGGTCACACTGCTGTCAGGGTCAAACCTATAGTCAAcatttgcgacggaatttccgtcgcaaaatACTGTTCATACAGGCCATGTGACTGCCAAAGTCAAAACCTATAGTCAACATTTGCgatggaaattccgtcgcaagttACTGTTCATACAGGCCACATGGCTGCTAAAGTCAAAGCTATAGTCAACATTTGCGACGACGTAGGGCGGCGGCGGCGGCAGAGGgagaaaagagaaaagggaaatggGAAAGGGGAAAGAAGAAAGGAGAGGGGAGAGAGGAAAGAGGTGGTCGGAGTGGGTGGTGGTTGGAGTGGGGTGGTGGTGGAAGTGGTGTCGGCGATTTTTGGGGGATTTTTGAAAATTATTGGGTAGAAAATAATTGAGGAGAGATAGGGAGAGGCGGGTGAAAACCCGTGTATTAAAAAAAGGTGCGACGTAAATTTCGTCGCaagattaaaaaaatattttatttgacGAGCGGTAAAGGCTGGCATTGAGAAAAGTATTTCCGTCGCAggaaaaataatattttattgtagcGACGGAAATACCGTCgcaaactttattattattttatttctgCGACGGAATTTTCTTCGCATGCTTTCCCccatgtcagaaaatttggcgGTCTGGGAAAATCGTCTGCTACGGAATTTCCATCGCAAGTCCGTCGCAGACTTAGTGAACCATCACAAGGTCCGTCGTAGGATTTCATTTGCTACGGGTTACGTGTCCGTCGCAATGTCTCCGTCGCATTGAAACCTTTCTTTTGTAGTGATTGTTTTTTATTGATTGTGGTATTGTAGCTCATGATTGATTATACAGTTGACTGACCCttttatattttcaaaacctgCGGTAATCCATTAGGGGATGAGTACATGAAGACGATGACTATTAGCTTCCGCCGAGTCTTTTAACTTCCTCCGAGTGTTGCACATTTGAGTCTTTTGGTCATGGTTGTGTTTCCTTTTGGATTTGGAATTTTGGTTGTGTGTCTTTCCAACTATGTATGAGAACAAAATCATGATTAAGCCAAGGTTGAGTGCACCCTCATAATTTTTTCCGTGTCCTCCAACTAGGTTTTCCAACAACACTTATAGAATCAAAGATGCATAATTTTGACCATGTCCTACCACTTGAATAACATGAGTAGCAACTAAAGTATGATTCAAATGAAGTTTGAGTGCATCCTTGTGGCTCCTGCAATGCGCATTTGAACATTGCATGTCCTACCACATGAATAACTTGACTACTTGATTGAGACAATATCCCACGAGCTGTTTCGAAATTGTACCGTTTTTAAGGTGTCATTTAACTGTCATTACATTCACCTAGACTATGTGTTCAATTTCACATCAAATCGATCTGCAAATTAGTACAAACCTTCACAAGTTTGTGTTCACACTAACCCTTGCTGATTTTAACCAGCTAACTTCGTGTTAACTGCACTAGTGAAGTGGTCGGTGggctaatgaagatgattaaTCGAGTCAGTATCAGTTACAAGCAGAGCAAGGGTAAAAATCCCAACATAAGGCAGATACTGAATTTTTCTTCTGGTAAAAAAAATGAGTAAGGCCAAAAAGGGAGAAAACACCTGATGAAGACTTAAATAGAAGCATGTGGTTTCCTGACAGTAAAGACAATTAGCTGGAGTAAAATGCTGGGTCACTGTAATTCCATCCAAACTGTACCAACTCACATACTCTCGTGTTTATGTTGGCTTTGTACGTTATTTCTTCGTACAAACCCCCTTTTGGGGACCAGAATCCATCATACTCCAGGTCTTTAAATCATTGTCATCTAGAACAGACAGCAAGTATCGAAGCAGGAGCCTGTTAAAGCGTCGAAAATAGCTACTCTGGAGTACTATTTAACGTTTTAGGTCAAGAATCAAGATTGCAATATATCGTGTTGATATATGGCAATTAAGCAATATAATGTAACCCAAATTTTCGTCCTTAATGCTAAAGTATTATAGCCGACTAGCCGCGGTCTGATTGGTAGAAGTGTCTTAAAAGGAAGCATGTGaaaataatgaaagaaaataGCTAGTTTCAAGTGGTAATTGCCCTGAAAGACTGTATAAATTCAACAATAACATAGAATAAAACACTTTGAACTGTATCAAAGGATTGAACAAGTCTAAATCTGCCTGAAACACCTTTCATAATTTATAGTACAATGCAAAATGGGAAACATAGCTGGAAGGAGTTTAATTGTAGAGGTCGTCTTCATCAGCGGCACCAGCAGAGGCGGCAAATGCATCAGTTGTCGAGGGAGTAGTTGTGCTTGTGTTGAAACGGAACTCAGACCCAAAGCCTCGAGACTGCTGCAATGTCTGAGCAAATGCCTGGTATTTTCGGATATCGGCATCGCTCACACTCCTTCGAGCGTACTTCATTGACTCTTCAAAGTGGGCTGCCTTAATTTCGGACACTTCATCGTCAATGTCCTCCTCCATTGCCTCGGGATTCTCGCTTCTCCTTCTCTCCCTCTCAATATCCTGCAAATCACAATACCAGTCAGTCAACCTCGGCTTCTGATAATACCTCACGGTGATAATATGGCCACAAGATATCATATAAAGATGCCGGTAAATGGCCCGAGCACAAATTCTAAAGGTGATCAATACTTAATTACAAGACTGACCCGTGTTCTCCTAACGAATGAGGTCAATTGTTTTTTGAGCTAAACGACTTGGTAGAGGATTCTTTTGGCACAGAAGACACAAGGCCAGTGTACAATACAAAGGGTACGGGGGTTCAAATTCACTGCCTCTCCTAGACTCCTACAATGGGATTTTCTCTCAACTAGGTCAAGACACCCGATATGTTCGATAGTCGATACGACCTGATAGGATTTGGTTAAATGAACTGTTTACATGAAGAAAGCATGCTCCGCAGTAATAATTGCCTCAACTAAAAGCTACAAGTCATACCaacataataaaataaatatgGAGTACTCGTATGTTTTTAGTTACATAAATTCAGAGTAAAGACACTTGCCTTCTCAATGTTTTCACGGATGGCGTACTTGCAAGCACGCTGGCATATTTCAGTGATATCCGCACCACTGAAGCCCTGAGTATACTTCGCAAGGGCATTAAGATCAACATCCTTGGCAATTGGGGACTTCCTCAAGGCTGCCTTGAAAATTTGGAGACGGGACTCGTCATCAGGCAGAGGGATATAAATAAGCTGGTCAAGACGACCCGGCCGCAGAAGCGCTGAATCGATAATATCAGGCCTGTTAGTGGCCCCAATAATGAAGACTGTCTTCTTGGCAGACATGCCATCCATCTCAGTCAAAAGTTGGTTCAGAACTCTGTCAGCAGCACCCCCAGCATCTCCACCACCGCCACCCCTCTGCATAAATAAATTACACCATGAGTAAAAGAAAGAAGTTTGCTTTACAATGGCTAATTATAAATACTTAATCCCTCCACATTTCTATGTTCTTCCCTTTTCATTATAATACAAtgctaattaatttttctttcttgaAAGTCCATTGCAGAGCCTAAATGAATATACAAGTATTTTAAGGGTATGTGAGAGAAGATGGTTAAGAGGGAAAAGGTATACTGTTTTTGCTTTCAAGTAAAAATCATGGCAGTAGACACATTGCCCCATGGCAAGTGCGATCTCCGTATGTGGTTTCATACTTTCATTCCAACACTTGGAATGCGACAAGTAGGTCAGTAGGGTAAAATTTTCAATGTTCTGAATTTTAGACACACTAAATAGAGAATAATTTCAACATCAAATCCTCAATGAGAACAAAATGCCTACACTAACCAGCTGTACCCAACTGTGTACACTTCCGAAAGAATGGCCAAATATTAACAGTCAGCTGAAAAGTGCAAGAAAAAAGCCATTTAGAAATAGAGCGGACCTGTGTGGCAATTGAATCAAGCTCATCAAAGAACAGAACACAAGGAGCTGCTTGCCGCGCCTTGTCAAAAATCTCGCGAACATTGGCCTCACTCTCCCCGAACCACATGGTCAGCAATTCAGGACCCTTCACACTGATGAAGTTTGCCTGACATTCATTTGCAATAGCCTTGGCTAGCAAAGTCTTTCCACATCCAGGAGGGCCGTAGAACAGGACTCCCTTTGAAGGTGACATTCCAAATTTTTCAAACTTCTCTGGATGCTCCACTGGATATTGAACAGTCTATATCAACAAAGGCAACAATCAGCATTTTCTTGTCAGAaacatacaaaataaataaaagaatgtgcTTGAGGAAGGAGGGGAAAAAGGCGGAAAATGAACATATAAAATACCTCTTGGAGTTCCCTCTTGACATTTTCAAGGCCACCAATATCTTCCCAACTAACATTAGGAACTTCAACAACCTAAAAGTTCAAACAGCGTCAGTGCCCATACTTCTCAAGACAAGTAGCATCAATGAAAGCGTATTATAAGCACAAAATCCTCAACACTTACTGTTTCACGCAAAGCAGATGGATTGCTCTGTCCAAGAGCAGTCTGGTAGTGTTCATTTGTAACAGCCATTGAATTGAGAATCTCTGCATCAATTGTGTCATCCTCTAGATCAATTACATCCATCTTCTCTCTAATACATTGAAGAGCAGCTTCGGTACATAGAGCAGCCAAGTCGGCACCAACGTAACCATGTGTTTCCTTGGAGATTTTTTCCAGATCCACCTGCATAATTGAAACAGATATTGTTCAGGCATTAAAAAAGCTTCTAGTACAAAtagaaatacaaataaaaataatatgggaGGTTTTtagaagtaaaaaaaaaaaaaagataaaacggGGGAGTTTTAAATTGGCTAGTTAAGTAAAGTTGATAGTAGCAATAAAATTTCTTGGTGATAGTAGCCAGTCAGTTATACATACATCTTCAGCAAGCTTCATGTTCTTTGTGTGAATCCGGAGAACTTCAAGTCGCCCAACTTCATCAGGCACACCAATATCTATTTCCCTGTCAAACCTGCCAAACCTTCTCAATGCAGGGTCAATGCTATTAGGACGATTAGTAGCACCCATGACAATAACATGAGCCCGTGACTTTAGTCCATCCATAAGAGTGAGTAGCTGTGAAACAATTCGTCTCTCGACCTCTCCATTGGTCTTTTCTCTTTTAGGAGCAATTGAATCAATTTCATCAATAAAGATAATGGATGGAGCATTCTTTTCAGCCTCTTCAAATGCTTTTCTCAGATTGCTTTCACTTTCTCCAGCCAATTTCGACATGATCTCGGGCCCATTAATACAGAAGAAGAAAGCTCCAGTTTCATTAGCCACAGCACGGGCTATTAAAGTTTTACCAGAACCTGGGGGCCCGTAGAGCAAGATTCCCTTTGGTGGTTTCACACCAATTGACTTAAATAGTTGTGGGTGTCTAAGAGGCAGTTCAACCAACTCCCTAATTTGGGCCATCTGCTTACGAACTCCACCAACGTCATCGTAACCAACCTCATCTAATCTGTTCTCATCTTCCCTTCTCACGGGCTCCCCCTCACAAAAGATCTCCGTGTCAGGGGCAACCACGCAATACTCGGCAGGGTCGGTCTCGATGACTTTGAACTCGACACTCCTCATACCCCCTCTAACAAGAAAGTAGTCACCTTTTCTTACAGGACGGTAAGCCTCTAGGAAGTAAGCTGTAGAAAGCAAGGAAAGAGAATCAGAAGACAAACTGGTAAAGGAACATCCAACTATTATGGACAGAACACAAATGACGGATCAACAAATAGGTACAAGATATTTGTTTGCTTTGGAACAAGTATAGCTTTTAGCAGTCATCTGCATTAGATCTATATATGATCTAATAACAAGCATAACATTTAGCTAGCAGTTCACAGTCATCTAAGTATAAAACGACAATAAGTTCTACCATAAATTGGAGTTCGAAAGAATGTTTATAAACTATGATTGATATATTAAACTTGGTAATTACATTAGATGAAGTATGCAGGCACTATAACTGCAGATACACATGCAACTAACAAGATGGCACAAGAATAAATGTGAAAGGGAGCATGAGTTTAAAGCAAAAAAAAGTATTTTTACTTCAGAGGCAAGTACTAACGCAGCCATACGATGGAAAAGAACAACAAAACCTTAGCTCCCGATAATGGGAAAAAAAATCTTCAATACAAGAAACCCTATCCCCAGAATATGCTCTGTATCAGCATATTAAGTATACAGACGCAACCATGAAATGCCGTAGCAAAACTCTCAAACACTGGCAATCCATTTTATTAATACTCAGACACAACCATTAAATGTCACCAACAGTTTTGGCCAATGCAGGCTGAACCCAGCTTGATAAATTTACTCTTGAAAAATTTCTGATCTTTAAAGCATGTTTCTGTAAACGACACAAAAAAATAGTGGaagaaagagggaagaaatataTTACTCACGTTTCAAGTAGGCGTCAAACAAATTTCCAGTCACCCCCTCGATTGTATCATCAATAGGAAGAATGTGAACACGCTTTCCGTATTTGACATCGGGACACTGGTGTACAGAAACTACATCGCCAAGTCTAACCCTTAAATTAGACCTTACAACCTTGTTCATCCTAATTTTAGGTTCTTCACAAGTCTCATCAGCAAGTGCAATGCAGATTgtatcttttcttttctttccctgcAACCAAATAGATCAAACAGACTGTAAGGAAAAATTGTACTATGTTTAGGAAGCTCACTGCGTAAGGTCACGCACTCATGCCGCAATCCACCAAGATAAATATGAGTTTTAAGTCAAGAGGCCAGTGCAATAATACAGGCATCTTTAATATACTACTGAGTACTCAAGTATCACTTTCAAATTTAATCTCGATAAGAAAAAAAGAAACCATGACATCTTAGTAATTAGTAATGTTCTTCCTCTCTAACAGCCTCTTTATTCGTTAATACATGCACACCTGTGAAGTGATCTGTTTATCAACCTATTATTCTATTTTTCAAAGACTGAAACATATAGATAAGTAGAGGAAATACGGGACAAGTGAAGGTGATATTTGAAGCGGCAGGAATTTCATGTTTTGTACAACCTGATTTTCAATAATGTAATGCCAGTGCTATGCCATGGGCAACTCGGTACTATGTATAAGAGACAACCTTTGAGAAAGAATACAGAAAATCACTATAAAATTTGTGTAAGAAAGGAATCTGAGTTCTCAATATTCTTTTGCAGGCTGTGTTACTCGTGACTTGGGTACAAGTGTTGGGTAGGGATACATGTCCACGTGTAGGGATTCTGTATGACTTAAGATTTTTAGGCACAAGGACCCTATACCTGAAATGAGGATATGGGTGTGGGAACATCCatttaaagcaaaaaaaaaacatttatcaTCTTGAAATATTTCTTTTTTTCAGACATAAACTCTCTTCCCCCACTTTTTTTGGTGTGAGCCTCATTGGTATACCTTTCCTAAGAGAAGTGTCAGACTTATGTTGCGCACCCATATCCATGTCACACGGGTACAGCTTTTAAAGTAAGAGTAAAAATTAACAGTCTGCGAGGTGGTCAGAGGCAACATACCCACAAAGcggcaacaataaataaaagcaacATTACACAATGCGTCAAAGGCTCCGCACTAATGTAGACCAAGAGGAGTGCATTATTTTGAAAATAAGTGAACATGTTTTCTAATTAACTTTAATGTGATACGAAAACAGACTAACCAAATACTATAACAACAATCAGTAATGAGGGACCGTGACAAGGAGCCGCAAAGCAAGCTCCCTTAGCAAAAAGGTAAATTTTTGAGCAACAATGCCTTTTTTTCTAGGACTTCAACTATGGCTAACATGTAAAAGAGAAAAAACTAGGTATAATATGGCAAGGGAAAGGACATAAAAAGAGAACTAGAAGAGAAACGATCGACAAATTGCATAGACGTGCGCCTCGTCACGAGGTGCACATAAACCACAACAAGGCGCAACTAAAAATTAATCTTTAAATTGAATTGACTACAAGAAGAAGTATGATACGGTGATACCCTAAGGAAGTACGGAGTGGGATCTAATCTAATAAAAAACTTGCTAGTTTGATAAAACGttcaaatcacaaaaaaaaatcaataagaATAACATTGAGAAAGAACATAAACTATATCTCAATTATAATTAAAAAATTCTTATTATGAGCCGCCCAAACCTCCCAACCATTACAGGAAGTTCAAACATCCCCCAATCGAAAATACACACTTTTAGAGTGGTTCTCGTAATCACTAATTAGTAGAGAAAAGAAGGTAAATGTCGGAAAAAGAGGAGAAGCACGTAAAAAGTTGGGTACTTGAATAGCTGAATGCACTAGCTGAAATCAGAACATTACAAATATTGATGAGATAATCCTAGTATTGCAAATACATACTACCCGAAATACAAGCACTGCCTACAAAGCTATTAGAAAATCCTAGACACCTCAGTTAAAGCTCAATCGCTACGGTTATCAGCTTATGTATGATTCCTATAATCACTACATTCGGTAGACTTAACAAACCAAAATTAAAGCTTTATTCATGTGTGGATTTTATAGTGAATGAAATTCGACGACGAGAACCCTAAATTAAACCCAAATATTGAATGAGATAACCATCTATCATGAACAACAATATTCTTTAACAATTTAACTAGAAAGAATCAATTTTTATAAGATTTaacaaaacaaaatcaaatccagATCAATAAATCACAACCCCAGAACCCGAAACCAAACAattacacaaaaccctaaattacaCTAATAGCAGAAAACCCTAACCGCAAAATTAAATCAATAAGCCCACAATTAACTTCAAAAATcaaacaaaccctaattcacaagccaaaaatcaaacaaaccctaattcacAAACCTTAAGCAAGATGGTATCACCACGGAAAATCTGAAGCTTTTCCATGGTATCAGGATGCATTGAAACTACAGAATTATCGTCATTAACAGCCTCATCAACAACAAGGCGATTTGCAGCCTTCTTACGCTCTAGAATCGCCGTACTAAAGTCTTTCTTAGGACCCTTCCtgcaacaaaacaaaaacacccaaataaaatcaaaaaatcaatcAAATACAAAATCGAAAAGTTACCCAGAAATCAGATTCATATTGTGAGATCTGGGGATTGAAAAAGATGAAGACTTACGAATCTGAAGATTCAGCATGGTCCGCCATTGTTGCTTGATGAGTAAGAAATCTAAGGAATTAATTGAGAGAAGTTTGGAAGGAGAGAAGTAGATGTGAATTTGTGAGATAGGAGGTTAGATGAAGAGGGTTGGATATTTATAGAGGTTGGTGGGTTTGCTTCCTTTCTTGTGTAGAAAGAAATAAATTAGGAAAGTGTAAAGCTTAATAATTTGTTTTTTGAGTTTTGTTAAGATTAGAATTtagtttttgagttgtttttagTAAGACACTATTATTCTAGAACTTTCTTATAGAAAAAATACAAAGAAGAAAACTTTTTGTATAAAATAACATAAATTACATAACGACCCGTTTTTCTTTTTATCGGGAGTCCATCATTCTTCTCCAGTTTTCTCTCCCGTTGTATGGCTATTTCTCGGCATCAATGACAAACCAGATTTTGATCGATGAACAAAACGAAAAGTAGCATAAAATAGATTAAAAAGTAATTTAAGTATACgtttaataaaaattataaagAATAACATATGTTTATATCATAAGTCACTGAAATTTATCAAAAGTGAATAGAATTTTTAAATATGACTGACAGATTGGAGCATATTTCTTATACATGTGACTTATTAATCTAGGTCACATCTTCACCCGCTTAAGTTTGTAATAATATATATATCATTATTTTGAGTAATAATGGTTGATTTGTTCTTGTTGAATGCTTCAAAAATACCAAGCCCTTAAaattagaggtggcaatcgggtcggttacgggtcgggtca is a window encoding:
- the LOC141600002 gene encoding cell division control protein 48 homolog A, which produces MADHAESSDSKGPKKDFSTAILERKKAANRLVVDEAVNDDNSVVSMHPDTMEKLQIFRGDTILLKGKKRKDTICIALADETCEEPKIRMNKVVRSNLRVRLGDVVSVHQCPDVKYGKRVHILPIDDTIEGVTGNLFDAYLKPYFLEAYRPVRKGDYFLVRGGMRSVEFKVIETDPAEYCVVAPDTEIFCEGEPVRREDENRLDEVGYDDVGGVRKQMAQIRELVELPLRHPQLFKSIGVKPPKGILLYGPPGSGKTLIARAVANETGAFFFCINGPEIMSKLAGESESNLRKAFEEAEKNAPSIIFIDEIDSIAPKREKTNGEVERRIVSQLLTLMDGLKSRAHVIVMGATNRPNSIDPALRRFGRFDREIDIGVPDEVGRLEVLRIHTKNMKLAEDVDLEKISKETHGYVGADLAALCTEAALQCIREKMDVIDLEDDTIDAEILNSMAVTNEHYQTALGQSNPSALRETVVEVPNVSWEDIGGLENVKRELQETVQYPVEHPEKFEKFGMSPSKGVLFYGPPGCGKTLLAKAIANECQANFISVKGPELLTMWFGESEANVREIFDKARQAAPCVLFFDELDSIATQRGGGGGDAGGAADRVLNQLLTEMDGMSAKKTVFIIGATNRPDIIDSALLRPGRLDQLIYIPLPDDESRLQIFKAALRKSPIAKDVDLNALAKYTQGFSGADITEICQRACKYAIRENIEKDIERERRRSENPEAMEEDIDDEVSEIKAAHFEESMKYARRSVSDADIRKYQAFAQTLQQSRGFGSEFRFNTSTTTPSTTDAFAASAGAADEDDLYN